A genomic segment from uncultured Marinifilum sp. encodes:
- a CDS encoding outer membrane beta-barrel protein, with protein MKLRTLVLILLTSLSFSCFAQSNDLRLNIGIPLGKYGKFDHNFSGSDITNNPSLLIQLEKEWQHNLSIGAYIGYAGQKHEYNYGQSKAKYNYYRIGTLLTYELNEYLSQINLSPGSDIQLYTSIKAGLAFENKKFESLQANSSLNPVYSSKNKNNLLFDLGIVLGSRYYFSKQFGIFSELGWANAGFFTIGTSFTL; from the coding sequence ATGAAATTAAGAACCCTTGTACTAATATTATTAACAAGCTTATCCTTCTCTTGCTTTGCACAATCGAACGATTTAAGACTAAACATAGGAATTCCTTTAGGAAAATATGGGAAATTTGATCACAATTTTTCCGGCTCGGATATTACTAACAATCCGTCATTATTAATACAATTAGAAAAAGAATGGCAGCATAATTTAAGCATAGGTGCATATATTGGCTATGCTGGCCAAAAGCATGAATACAATTACGGCCAAAGCAAAGCGAAATACAATTACTACAGAATAGGAACATTACTAACTTACGAGCTAAACGAATATTTATCGCAAATAAATCTATCTCCAGGATCAGACATACAATTATACACAAGTATTAAAGCAGGACTAGCTTTTGAAAATAAAAAGTTTGAATCTTTACAAGCCAATTCAAGCTTAAACCCAGTATATTCGAGCAAAAACAAGAACAATTTACTTTTCGATCTGGGAATTGTTTTAGGATCAAGATATTACTTCTCGAAGCAATTTGGAATTTTTTCGGAGCTAGGTTGGGCTAATGCTGGATTTTTTACCATAGGAACTTCGTTTACCTTATAG
- a CDS encoding 1-acyl-sn-glycerol-3-phosphate acyltransferase, with protein sequence MITESDFDDIRPYNDSEVTEVIKRLLNEEEFIRFAQKLFPSFTKEIIEKTLSQVNTIKDFQGNFIIRLAQHIIDNTTKGITIEGLDNLDPNQSYLFISDHRDIILDSALLNVMLHLNGFETTEIAIGSNLLIQPWIADLVKLNKSFVVNRNTTVRQMLTKSKQLSCYINHALNEKKSSIWIAQREGRTKDGDDRTQQSLLKMLQMSGDKEFSSHFKNLRIVPVAISYEYEPCDAMKTLEVYLKETESGYSKTAKDDLRSMFYGLINDKGRVHFHIGKPVSEMLDVIENFDEDRDKYKALADIIDYRIHKNYNLWPDNYIAYDIVNKNNEFLDKYSLEEKELFLKHMEKKLATIEDKGGDRERLNQIFLDIYSNPVKNRLELTKPDFLPES encoded by the coding sequence ATGATCACCGAATCAGATTTTGATGACATAAGACCATATAACGATTCAGAAGTAACTGAAGTTATAAAACGTCTGCTTAACGAAGAAGAGTTTATTCGCTTTGCTCAAAAATTATTCCCTAGTTTTACTAAGGAAATAATTGAGAAAACACTTAGCCAAGTGAATACTATAAAAGATTTCCAGGGAAATTTTATTATTCGATTAGCTCAACATATTATTGATAATACCACAAAAGGAATTACAATAGAAGGACTTGATAATCTTGATCCTAATCAAAGTTATTTATTTATATCTGATCATCGAGATATTATCTTGGATTCTGCATTACTAAATGTAATGCTTCATCTTAATGGATTTGAGACAACAGAAATAGCTATTGGTAGCAACCTGTTAATTCAACCATGGATTGCTGATTTGGTAAAATTAAATAAAAGCTTTGTAGTAAACAGAAACACTACTGTTCGTCAAATGCTTACAAAATCGAAGCAACTTTCTTGTTATATCAATCACGCACTTAATGAGAAAAAGTCTTCTATATGGATTGCTCAGCGTGAAGGAAGAACCAAAGATGGAGATGACAGAACACAGCAAAGTCTTTTAAAGATGCTACAGATGAGTGGCGATAAAGAATTTTCATCTCACTTTAAAAATTTAAGAATTGTACCTGTTGCCATTTCTTATGAATATGAACCTTGCGATGCCATGAAAACATTAGAGGTTTATTTAAAAGAAACAGAAAGTGGATATTCTAAAACAGCAAAAGATGATTTACGTAGTATGTTTTACGGATTAATTAACGATAAAGGCCGTGTTCACTTCCACATTGGAAAACCAGTATCCGAAATGCTGGATGTTATAGAAAATTTTGATGAAGACAGGGATAAATATAAAGCTCTAGCCGATATTATTGATTATAGAATTCATAAAAACTATAATTTATGGCCAGATAATTATATTGCTTACGACATTGTGAATAAAAATAATGAATTTTTAGATAAATATTCATTAGAAGAAAAGGAATTGTTCTTAAAGCACATGGAAAAAAAGCTTGCCACTATTGAAGATAAAGGTGGAGACAGAGAAAGATTAAATCAGATTTTTCTAGATATTTATTCTAATCCTGTTAAAAACAGATTAGAATTAACTAAACCGGATTTTTTACCCGAATCATAA
- the deoD gene encoding purine-nucleoside phosphorylase has product MSAHNEAKMGDIAETILLPGDPLRAKYIADNFLEDVVCYNKVRNMLGFTGTYKGKRISVQGTGMGVPSISIYTHELITQYGVKNLIRIGTCGSFNDDVHVRDVILAMTSCTDSAINKNLFRGMDYAPCANFGLLTDAHKAAEEQKVNIKVGSTLTSDIFYHDLDNNPEPFKIWADYGVLAVEMEATALYTIAARNKAKALAILTVSDHILTGEATSAEERQTTLHTMIKIGLETAIKQ; this is encoded by the coding sequence ATGAGCGCACACAACGAAGCCAAAATGGGCGATATTGCCGAAACTATTCTGCTACCAGGAGATCCTTTAAGAGCAAAATATATTGCAGACAACTTTCTTGAAGATGTAGTATGTTACAATAAAGTAAGAAACATGCTTGGTTTTACAGGTACCTATAAGGGAAAACGAATTTCGGTTCAAGGTACAGGAATGGGAGTCCCTTCTATTTCAATTTACACTCATGAATTGATTACTCAATATGGTGTAAAAAATTTAATTCGCATTGGAACTTGTGGATCTTTTAATGATGATGTACACGTACGCGACGTAATTTTGGCTATGACATCTTGTACTGATTCTGCTATTAATAAGAATCTTTTTAGAGGTATGGATTACGCTCCATGTGCCAATTTTGGTTTATTAACAGATGCTCATAAAGCAGCCGAAGAACAAAAAGTAAATATTAAGGTAGGAAGCACTTTAACTTCGGATATCTTTTATCACGATCTTGATAATAATCCTGAACCATTTAAAATTTGGGCCGATTATGGAGTATTAGCAGTAGAAATGGAAGCTACAGCTTTATATACAATTGCAGCTCGCAATAAAGCAAAAGCACTAGCAATTCTTACTGTTAGCGATCATATTTTAACAGGAGAAGCAACAAGTGCAGAAGAACGTCAAACTACTCTTCATACCATGATTAAAATTGGATTGGAAACTGCAATCAAGCAATAA
- a CDS encoding zinc metallopeptidase, with amino-acid sequence MSGIWIIFIAFTALSWWVSSQLKSRFKKYSQISTANDMSGREVAERMLRDHGITGVRIGSVGGQLSDHYNPADKTINLSQEVYHGRNVAAAAVAAHETGHAIQHAQEYAWLQMRSTLVPVVSFSSKWVQWILLAGILMVNSFPQLLLAGIVMFAATTLFSIVTLPVELDASNRALRWLKTTGITTYESQKSAGDALRWAAYTYVIAALSSLATLLYYVMIYMGRRD; translated from the coding sequence ATGAGTGGAATTTGGATAATATTTATTGCTTTTACAGCATTAAGTTGGTGGGTGAGTAGTCAGTTAAAATCAAGATTTAAAAAATATTCACAAATATCAACTGCTAATGACATGAGTGGACGTGAGGTTGCAGAAAGAATGTTAAGAGATCATGGTATAACAGGGGTTAGGATTGGATCTGTCGGTGGACAGTTGTCAGATCATTACAATCCAGCCGATAAGACTATTAATTTGAGTCAGGAAGTATATCATGGCAGAAATGTGGCAGCTGCCGCTGTTGCTGCACACGAAACAGGTCATGCCATTCAGCATGCACAGGAATATGCATGGTTGCAAATGCGATCGACTCTTGTTCCTGTGGTTAGTTTTAGTTCGAAATGGGTACAATGGATTTTGTTGGCAGGTATTTTAATGGTTAATTCCTTTCCTCAGTTATTGTTGGCAGGTATTGTAATGTTTGCTGCAACTACTCTTTTCAGCATTGTTACATTGCCGGTTGAGCTTGATGCTAGCAATAGAGCGTTACGTTGGTTAAAAACAACAGGAATTACGACTTATGAATCTCAAAAAAGTGCTGGCGATGCATTGCGTTGGGCAGCTTATACCTATGTAATTGCTGCTTTGTCGTCTTTAGCTACTTTATTGTATTACGTAATGATATATATGGGGCGAAGAGATTAA
- a CDS encoding adenine phosphoribosyltransferase, which produces MEARLQEAKNSIRDVIDFPKEGIVFKDITTMLKDDKHLATLVDALYDQYKDKGITKVVGLESRGFILGTVLAYKLGAGFVPVRKPGKLPAPTYSEKYSLEYGEDEIFIHQDALDKDDVVLLHDDLLATGGTAKATINLLDRFAVKNVYLNFLVELDFLNGREKLATKYDVDSLFHF; this is translated from the coding sequence ATGGAAGCAAGACTTCAGGAAGCAAAAAATTCGATAAGAGATGTTATTGATTTTCCCAAAGAGGGAATTGTATTTAAGGATATCACAACTATGTTGAAAGATGACAAACATCTTGCAACTTTAGTTGATGCTCTTTACGATCAATATAAAGACAAAGGAATTACTAAGGTAGTTGGTTTAGAAAGCCGCGGTTTTATTTTGGGAACTGTTTTGGCCTATAAATTAGGTGCAGGATTTGTACCTGTACGTAAGCCAGGAAAATTACCTGCTCCTACTTATTCTGAGAAATATTCTTTGGAATATGGAGAAGATGAAATTTTTATTCATCAGGATGCTTTAGACAAAGATGATGTGGTTTTGTTACACGACGATTTGTTAGCAACAGGTGGTACGGCAAAAGCAACAATTAATTTATTGGATCGTTTTGCTGTTAAGAATGTGTATTTAAATTTTTTAGTGGAATTAGATTTTCTGAACGGTCGCGAAAAACTGGCGACTAAGTATGATGTTGATTCATTGTTTCACTTTTAG
- a CDS encoding nucleoside deaminase encodes MDQNTSISPFSDEYFMKQAMQEAHKAFDADEIPVGAIIVCNNRIIARAHNLTERLNDVTAHAEMQAITAAANYLGGKYLIDCTLYVTLEPCNMCAGALAWSQISKIVYGASDEKRGYSRFSPNPLHPRTEIITGILEDESSDLIRSFFAKKRKLL; translated from the coding sequence ATGGACCAAAACACAAGCATATCGCCTTTCTCCGACGAATATTTTATGAAACAAGCCATGCAGGAAGCTCACAAAGCTTTCGATGCGGATGAAATTCCTGTGGGCGCTATAATAGTGTGCAACAACAGAATTATTGCACGTGCTCATAATCTTACCGAACGATTAAATGACGTTACCGCCCATGCCGAGATGCAAGCAATTACTGCTGCTGCCAATTATCTGGGTGGAAAATACCTTATTGATTGTACTTTATACGTAACACTAGAACCTTGCAATATGTGCGCAGGAGCTTTGGCTTGGTCGCAAATATCAAAAATTGTTTATGGTGCAAGCGATGAAAAAAGAGGATACAGCCGCTTTTCACCCAACCCTCTTCATCCTAGAACAGAAATTATTACAGGAATTTTAGAAGATGAAAGTTCGGACTTAATTCGTAGTTTTTTCGCTAAAAAAAGAAAGCTACTTTAA
- a CDS encoding CoA transferase subunit A, producing the protein MNKIISISEAVAKLEDGMTIMIGGFLSVGTANNMIDEIVLSNVKNLTIICNDTAFADKGLGKLIANKQVQKVITSHIGTNPATIEQMNNGEIHVEFSPQGTLAERVRSGGAGLGGVLTPTGLGTMVAEGKEIITVDGKEYLLEKPLRADVALIGASISDSIGNLLYKGTSQNFNPLMATAADLVIAEVNEVVELGSLRPEEIKTPSIFVDFIVNNN; encoded by the coding sequence ATGAACAAGATAATCTCAATTAGCGAAGCCGTTGCAAAATTAGAAGATGGAATGACCATTATGATTGGAGGCTTTTTATCGGTTGGAACTGCAAATAATATGATCGATGAGATCGTTTTATCAAATGTTAAAAATTTAACCATTATTTGTAATGATACTGCTTTTGCAGATAAAGGTCTTGGTAAATTGATTGCTAATAAGCAGGTTCAAAAAGTAATTACCTCTCATATTGGAACTAATCCTGCTACAATCGAGCAAATGAATAATGGAGAAATTCATGTTGAATTTAGTCCGCAGGGTACTTTGGCAGAACGTGTACGTTCGGGTGGTGCTGGTTTGGGTGGTGTTTTAACACCAACAGGTTTGGGCACTATGGTTGCCGAAGGAAAAGAGATTATTACCGTTGATGGTAAGGAGTATTTATTAGAGAAGCCTTTACGCGCAGATGTTGCGTTAATAGGAGCTAGTATTAGTGATTCTATTGGAAATCTACTTTATAAAGGTACTTCTCAGAATTTTAATCCATTAATGGCAACTGCTGCCGATTTGGTAATTGCAGAAGTAAACGAAGTAGTTGAGCTAGGTTCTTTAAGACCAGAGGAAATTAAAACTCCTTCAATTTTTGTGGATTTTATAGTAAACAACAACTAA
- a CDS encoding 3-keto-5-aminohexanoate cleavage protein: protein MEKLIITAAICGAEVTKEHNPNVPYTIEECVREAGLAYEAGASIIHLHVREDDGTPTQDKNRFKAVMDAIHAKYPEVIIQPSTGGAVGMTNDERLQPTELNPEMATLDCGTLNFGGDEIFENTENTIKYFGEKMIERNIKPELEVFDKSMIDMALRLHKKGYIKSPMHFDFVMGVNGGISGSLRDFIFLRGSIPADATYTVAGVGRFEFPLATAAIIDGGHVRVGFEDNTMIAKGVVAESNGQLVEKVVRLAKELGREIATPAEAREILGLKQK, encoded by the coding sequence ATGGAAAAATTGATCATCACAGCTGCTATTTGTGGCGCCGAAGTTACCAAAGAGCACAATCCGAATGTACCTTATACAATTGAGGAATGTGTGCGCGAAGCAGGTTTGGCTTACGAAGCAGGAGCCAGCATTATTCACCTTCATGTTCGTGAAGACGATGGAACTCCAACTCAGGATAAGAATCGCTTTAAAGCTGTAATGGATGCGATTCATGCTAAATATCCAGAGGTAATTATTCAACCATCAACCGGAGGAGCTGTTGGTATGACCAATGATGAAAGATTACAGCCAACAGAGTTGAATCCGGAAATGGCAACCCTCGATTGTGGGACATTAAACTTTGGGGGAGACGAAATTTTCGAAAACACCGAAAATACGATCAAATATTTTGGTGAGAAAATGATAGAAAGAAATATTAAACCAGAATTAGAGGTGTTCGATAAATCGATGATCGATATGGCTCTTCGCCTGCACAAGAAAGGATACATTAAATCGCCTATGCACTTCGATTTTGTAATGGGTGTAAATGGAGGTATTTCTGGTTCTCTTCGCGATTTTATTTTCTTAAGAGGAAGTATTCCTGCCGATGCAACTTATACTGTTGCCGGCGTTGGTCGTTTCGAATTTCCTTTAGCTACTGCTGCCATTATCGATGGTGGACATGTACGTGTAGGATTCGAAGACAATACAATGATTGCAAAAGGAGTTGTAGCAGAATCGAACGGACAGTTAGTTGAGAAAGTTGTTCGTTTGGCTAAAGAATTAGGTCGCGAAATTGCTACTCCAGCCGAAGCAAGAGAAATTTTAGGATTAAAACAAAAATAA
- the aspS gene encoding aspartate--tRNA ligase translates to MYRTHTCGELRIENVNNTVTLSGWVQKARDLGGMTFVDLRDRYGITQFVFDMENNAELCEMARKLGREFVVAITGKVAERQSKNNKIPTGEVEVIAEKLEVLSKSALPPFTIEDNTDGGDELRMKYRYLDLRRSCVRENLVLRHKMGIEVRNYLDQLNFIETETPVLIKSTPEGARDFIVPSRMNEGEFYALPQSPQVFKQLLMISGFDRYYQIVKCFRDEDLRADRQPEFTQIDCEMSFVEQNDILDTFEGLTKHLFKKLKNVDIDYKFPRMEYADAMEFYGNDKPDIRFEMKFVDLSVIAKGNDFKVFDEAEYIGAICAEGCANYTRKQLDKLTDFVKKPQVGAKGLVYVKFNEDGSFKSSVDKFYGAEQLQKWAEACNAKPGDLILILVGEKAKTLPQLSELRLEMGSQLGLRDNNKFSPMWVVDFPLLEWDEDSERFHAMHHPFTSPKQEDFHMLESDPGKVRANAYDLVINGVEIGGGSIRIHDTELQAQMFKHLGFTDEEAQAQFGFLMDAFQYGAPPHGGIAFGFDRLASLFAGIESIRDVIAFPKNNSGRDVMIDSPSTIAEEQMIELGLDYRKKSK, encoded by the coding sequence ATGTACAGAACTCATACTTGTGGAGAATTAAGAATTGAGAATGTAAACAATACGGTAACACTAAGCGGTTGGGTGCAAAAAGCACGCGATTTGGGTGGAATGACTTTCGTAGATCTTCGAGATCGTTACGGAATTACCCAGTTTGTTTTCGATATGGAAAACAATGCAGAGCTTTGCGAAATGGCCCGAAAACTGGGTCGAGAGTTCGTTGTTGCTATTACAGGAAAAGTTGCCGAGAGACAAAGTAAAAATAATAAAATCCCAACGGGAGAAGTTGAAGTTATTGCTGAGAAGTTGGAAGTTTTAAGCAAATCGGCTTTGCCTCCTTTTACCATTGAAGATAATACGGATGGTGGTGATGAGTTGAGAATGAAATATCGTTACCTTGATTTACGTCGTTCTTGTGTTCGTGAAAATTTAGTTTTGCGTCATAAAATGGGTATCGAGGTTCGTAATTATTTGGATCAATTAAATTTTATAGAAACAGAAACTCCTGTTTTAATAAAATCTACACCCGAAGGAGCTCGCGATTTTATTGTCCCATCGAGAATGAATGAAGGTGAATTTTATGCTTTGCCTCAATCGCCACAGGTATTCAAGCAATTGTTGATGATTTCGGGTTTTGACCGTTACTATCAAATTGTAAAATGTTTTCGCGATGAAGATTTACGTGCCGATCGTCAGCCCGAGTTTACCCAGATTGATTGCGAAATGTCGTTTGTTGAGCAAAATGATATCTTAGATACTTTTGAAGGCTTAACAAAACATTTATTCAAGAAATTGAAGAATGTAGATATCGATTACAAATTTCCAAGAATGGAATATGCTGATGCCATGGAATTTTATGGTAACGATAAACCGGATATTCGTTTTGAGATGAAATTTGTTGATCTTAGTGTAATTGCTAAGGGAAATGATTTTAAAGTTTTTGATGAAGCAGAATATATTGGAGCAATTTGTGCCGAAGGATGCGCTAATTATACTCGTAAACAATTAGATAAATTAACCGATTTTGTGAAAAAACCACAGGTTGGTGCTAAAGGTTTAGTATACGTAAAATTTAACGAAGATGGATCTTTTAAATCATCGGTTGATAAGTTTTACGGAGCTGAACAATTGCAAAAATGGGCCGAAGCTTGTAATGCTAAGCCTGGCGATTTAATTTTAATATTGGTAGGTGAAAAAGCCAAGACATTGCCTCAGTTAAGCGAGTTGCGTTTAGAAATGGGTTCTCAGTTAGGCTTGCGCGATAATAATAAATTCTCTCCTATGTGGGTTGTTGATTTTCCACTTTTAGAGTGGGATGAGGATTCGGAACGTTTTCATGCAATGCACCATCCATTTACTTCTCCTAAACAAGAAGATTTTCACATGTTGGAATCCGATCCTGGAAAAGTTCGTGCTAATGCTTACGATTTGGTTATTAATGGTGTTGAAATTGGTGGTGGTTCTATTCGTATTCACGATACAGAATTGCAAGCGCAAATGTTCAAGCATCTTGGGTTTACCGATGAAGAGGCACAAGCTCAGTTTGGTTTCCTAATGGATGCATTTCAGTATGGTGCGCCTCCACACGGGGGAATTGCTTTCGGATTCGACCGTTTGGCATCTCTTTTTGCTGGAATTGAATCTATCCGTGATGTAATTGCTTTCCCAAAAAATAATTCGGGACGCGATGTGATGATTGATTCTCCATCGACAATTGCCGAAGAGCAAATGATTGAATTAGGTCTTGACTACAGAAAGAAGTCAAAGTAA
- a CDS encoding zinc-binding dehydrogenase, translated as MNKGNKYGTHRVLEPKGTLPQPAQKLDNTMSVYDNELLIDVQTLNIDSASFTQIKGACNADIAKMEEMILSIVGERGKMQNPVTGSGGMLIGTIKEVGPNFPNQNLKVGDKIATLVSLSLTPLNIKKIKNINLSNDQVDVDAQAILFESGLYAVLPTDIPEKLALAALDVAGAPAQVDRLVKEDDTVCIIGGGGKSGVLCCYQAMQNVGPKGKVIVVEYSKENAQRIKDLGLATHVVVGDATDVMDVYNRVTEITGEQACDVVINNVNVASTEMSSILITKDRGCVYFFSMATSFSKAALGAEGVGKDVDMIVGNGYAIGHADLTLNIIRNSKGIRELFEKLYV; from the coding sequence ATGAACAAAGGAAATAAATACGGAACGCACAGAGTACTTGAACCAAAAGGTACTCTTCCGCAGCCAGCTCAGAAGTTGGATAATACCATGTCGGTATACGATAATGAGTTGTTGATTGATGTTCAGACTTTGAATATCGATTCGGCGAGTTTTACACAAATAAAAGGTGCTTGTAATGCCGATATTGCTAAAATGGAAGAAATGATTCTTTCAATTGTTGGCGAGAGAGGTAAAATGCAGAACCCAGTAACGGGTTCGGGTGGAATGTTAATTGGAACCATCAAAGAAGTTGGCCCTAATTTTCCAAATCAGAATTTAAAGGTAGGCGATAAGATTGCAACATTGGTTTCTCTTTCCTTAACTCCTTTAAATATAAAAAAAATTAAAAACATTAATCTTTCTAACGATCAGGTTGATGTTGATGCACAAGCAATTTTATTCGAAAGTGGTTTGTATGCTGTTCTTCCGACAGATATTCCAGAGAAACTAGCTTTAGCAGCTTTAGATGTTGCGGGAGCTCCTGCTCAAGTTGATCGCCTGGTGAAAGAAGACGACACGGTTTGTATCATCGGAGGTGGTGGTAAATCGGGTGTTTTGTGTTGCTATCAGGCAATGCAAAATGTAGGTCCAAAAGGAAAAGTTATTGTTGTTGAATATTCTAAAGAAAATGCACAACGTATTAAAGACCTTGGATTGGCTACTCATGTTGTTGTTGGCGACGCAACCGATGTAATGGATGTTTACAATAGAGTAACCGAAATTACTGGCGAACAGGCTTGTGACGTTGTAATTAACAATGTAAATGTTGCTTCTACCGAAATGTCATCTATTTTGATTACCAAAGACAGAGGATGCGTTTACTTTTTCTCTATGGCTACATCTTTTAGCAAAGCTGCTCTTGGAGCCGAAGGCGTTGGTAAAGATGTTGACATGATTGTGGGTAATGGCTATGCAATTGGGCATGCCGACCTAACATTAAATATCATTAGAAATTCAAAAGGAATTAGAGAATTGTTCGAAAAATTATACGTATAA
- a CDS encoding 3-phosphoshikimate 1-carboxyvinyltransferase, whose translation MKYSISKSGKVIEGRVVLPSSKSISNRVQIINALSNSFEPIKNLSDCDDSKAMQKILFSNTNTFDVGHAGTTMRFLTAYLSKIVGEWTLTGSHRMKERPIGVLVDALNSIGAQISYLEKDGYPPLKIFGSNITGKEVELQGDTSSQYISALLLIAPTLENGLTIKLKGKIVSRSYIEMTLKIMEEFGVKSEFKGQEIFVANQAYKCIPYTVEGDWSGASYWWSFMALAEEGKLYLDGLKKHSFQGDSGLVPVFEKLGVKTQLSKRGMFIEKISTDCKKLKFDFNQMPDLAQTFAVCSCLKNIPFHFTGLETLKIKETDRIFALITELGKLGYVLSEPAKGELAWNGERKKEDENVIIETYHDHRMALAFAPVAMLRSDIVIDSPEVVKKSYPNFWEQLKELGFTVEKNKSDKDIPK comes from the coding sequence ATGAAATATTCTATTTCTAAATCTGGTAAAGTTATTGAAGGAAGAGTTGTGCTCCCTTCTTCCAAAAGTATTTCGAATAGAGTGCAAATAATTAATGCATTAAGTAATAGTTTTGAGCCGATTAAGAACTTATCGGATTGTGATGATTCGAAAGCAATGCAGAAGATTCTCTTTTCTAATACCAATACTTTTGATGTTGGGCATGCTGGAACTACAATGCGTTTTTTAACTGCTTATTTGTCTAAAATTGTTGGAGAGTGGACATTAACCGGATCGCATAGAATGAAAGAAAGGCCAATTGGTGTTTTGGTAGATGCTTTAAATTCCATTGGTGCACAAATTTCATATTTAGAGAAGGATGGATATCCTCCACTAAAAATTTTTGGTTCGAATATTACAGGTAAAGAGGTAGAATTACAAGGCGATACGAGTTCACAATATATATCAGCATTACTCTTAATAGCACCTACTTTAGAAAATGGTCTGACAATAAAATTAAAAGGAAAAATTGTTTCGCGTTCCTATATAGAAATGACTCTGAAAATAATGGAGGAATTTGGAGTAAAATCGGAATTTAAAGGGCAGGAGATATTTGTGGCAAATCAAGCCTATAAATGCATACCTTATACTGTAGAGGGAGATTGGTCTGGAGCTTCGTACTGGTGGTCTTTTATGGCTTTGGCCGAAGAAGGAAAATTGTATTTGGATGGATTGAAAAAACATAGTTTTCAGGGAGATTCGGGATTGGTGCCAGTTTTCGAAAAATTGGGTGTAAAAACTCAGCTTTCTAAACGTGGTATGTTTATTGAGAAAATCTCAACTGATTGTAAGAAATTAAAGTTCGATTTTAATCAAATGCCCGATTTAGCTCAGACTTTTGCAGTTTGTTCTTGTTTAAAAAATATTCCTTTCCACTTTACAGGATTAGAGACTTTAAAAATTAAAGAAACCGATAGGATTTTTGCATTAATTACCGAATTGGGGAAATTAGGCTACGTTTTAAGTGAGCCAGCCAAAGGAGAATTGGCCTGGAATGGGGAACGAAAAAAAGAAGATGAAAATGTGATTATTGAAACTTATCATGATCATAGAATGGCATTGGCATTTGCTCCAGTAGCTATGCTTCGTTCCGATATTGTTATCGATTCGCCTGAGGTGGTGAAAAAGTCTTATCCTAACTTTTGGGAGCAATTAAAGGAATTGGGATTTACTGTTGAAAAAAATAAGTCTGATAAAGATATTCCGAAGTAA
- a CDS encoding hotdog domain-containing protein: MEKAMIRMRMSSHDAHYGGNLVDGAKMLQLFGDVATELLIRRDGDEGLFAGYENVEFLAPVYAGDYIEAVGEIIKEGNSSRKMTFEARKVIVPRTDISESAADVLDEAVVVCRATGTCVTPKANQRK, translated from the coding sequence ATGGAAAAGGCAATGATTAGAATGCGTATGAGTTCTCATGATGCTCATTATGGTGGAAATCTTGTAGATGGAGCGAAAATGCTTCAATTATTTGGCGATGTGGCAACAGAATTATTAATCCGTCGTGATGGTGATGAGGGATTATTTGCAGGTTACGAGAATGTTGAATTTTTAGCTCCTGTTTATGCTGGCGATTATATCGAAGCTGTTGGAGAAATAATTAAGGAAGGAAATTCAAGTCGTAAAATGACTTTCGAAGCCAGAAAAGTAATTGTTCCTAGAACCGATATTTCTGAATCGGCAGCTGATGTTCTTGATGAAGCTGTTGTAGTTTGCCGGGCTACTGGAACTTGTGTTACACCTAAAGCTAATCAAAGAAAGTAA